A single genomic interval of Alligator mississippiensis isolate rAllMis1 chromosome 15, rAllMis1, whole genome shotgun sequence harbors:
- the NDUFS2 gene encoding NADH dehydrogenase [ubiquinone] iron-sulfur protein 2, mitochondrial, which yields MAALRALGRLRAPSGAWLRAAPSRGAKQWQPDVEWTQQFAGAVMYPSKETENWVPPPWNDRDPPAGKNVANLTLNFGPQHPAAHGVLRLVMELSGETVKKCDPHIGLLHRGTEKLIEYKTYLQALPYFDRLDYVSMMCNEQAYSLAVEKLLNIRPPLRAQWIRVLFAEITRLLNHIMAITTHALDIGAMTPFFWMFEEREKMFEFYERVSGARMHAAYIRPGGVHQDMPLGLMDDIYEFIQNFSLRIDEVEELLTNNRIWKNRTINIGVISAEDALNCGFSGVMLRGSGIKWDLRKTQPYDVYDQVEFDVPIGTFGDCYDRYLCRLEEMRQSLRIILQCLNKMPEGEIKVDDAKISPPKRAEMKTSMESLIHHFKLYTEGYQVPPGATYTAIEAPKGEFGVYLVSDGSSRPYRCKIKAPGFAHLAALDKMSQGHMLADVVAIIGTQDIVFGEVDR from the exons ATGGCGGCGCTGCGGGCGCTGGGGAGGCTGCGGGCACCTTCAGGGGCATGGCTGCGGGCGGCGCCGAGCCG AGGCGCCAAGCAGTGGCAGCCGGACGTGGAGTGGACTCAGCAGTTTGCCGGGGCCGTCATGTACCCCTCCAAGGAGACCGAGAACTGGGTGCCGCCGCCCTGGAACG ACAGAGACCCTCCGGCTGGCAAGAATGTCGCCAACCTGACACTTAACTTTGGGCCACAGCACCCGGCGGCGCATGGAGTCCTACGCCTGgtcatggagctgagtggggagaCAGTGAAGAAGTGTGACCCGCACATTGGCCTGCTGCATCGTGGGACAGAGAAGCTCATTGAGTACAAGACCTATCTCCAG GCATTGCCATATTTTGACCGCCTGGACTATGTGTCTATGATGTGCAATGAGCAGGCCTATTCCCTGGCCGTGGAGAAGCTGCTAAACATCCGTCCGCCTCTGAGGGCTCAGTGGATCCGAG TTCTCTTTGCAGAGATCACTCGTCTTCTGAACCACATCATGGCCATCACGACCCATGCCCTGGACATCGGGGCCATGACCCCCTTCTTCTGGATGTTTGAGGAGCGAGAGAAG ATGTTTGAGTTCTATGAGCGAGTGTCTGGGGCTCGAATGCATGCTGCCTACATCCGGCCTGGAGGGGTGCACCAG GACATGCCCCTGGGGCTAATGGATGACATTTATGAGTTTATACAGAACTTCTCCTTACGGATTGATGAGGTGGAAGAG TTGCTCACCAACAACCGGATCTGGAAGAATCGCACAATCAACATTGGTGTCATAAGTGCAGAGGATGCTCTCAACTGTGGCTTTAG CGGCGTGATGCTTCGGGGCTCGGGGATCAAGTGGGATCTGCGCAAAACACAGCCCTACGACGTGTATGACCAGGTGGAGTTTGACGTCCCAATCGGGACATTCGGCGACTGCTACGATAG GTACCTGTGCCGGTTGGAGGAGATGCGCCAGTCCTTGCGGATCATCCTTCAATGTCTCAACAAGATGCCGGAGGGGGAGATCAAAGTGGATGATGCCAAGATCTCTCCTCCCAAGCGAGCAGAGATGAAG ACCTCCATGGAGTCACTGATTCATCACTTCAAGCTGTACACAGAGGGTTACCAGGTGCCCCCCGGAGCCACCTACACAGCCATTGAGGCCCCTAAG GGTGAGTTTGGCGTGTACCTAGTTTCAGATGGCAGCAGCCGGCCGTACCGCTGTAAGATCAAGGCACCTGGATTCGCCCACTTG GCCGCCCTGGATAAGATGTCGCAGGGTCACATGCTGGCAGATGTGGTGGCTATCATCG GCACGCAGGACATTGTCTTTGGGGAAGTGGACAGATGA